Part of the Eleginops maclovinus isolate JMC-PN-2008 ecotype Puerto Natales chromosome 3, JC_Emac_rtc_rv5, whole genome shotgun sequence genome is shown below.
attTATTGGTATTGTAGTTTATCTGTACCATCATGTTTATTACATGTCGCCCATTGTTTTGCATATgtctatttaaatattttgtctgTCTTTTAGAGGGATCTATTTAGTGTTAAAAACTTTAGTCTAAGCTAAATGTTGTCCTTTGTGCAGATTCATATATCCAAAACATCTTGTGTATACAGCAAACCCTCAGGAAGTTGTGGTTATTTACTAGGTAGAGGCTTTATTCACGATGAAGCGTATCTGCAGTGTGCtcttaatgtgtattttagaaTTGTACACAGTTGTGTAAACATTGCATGGAAAACATGAGGAAATGGGGCCACTAAGAGCCCAAAAGTATTAGTCACTGGACCAAGCTGTAGTGTTTATCCTGAAAACAACCAAAcctcaaaaatgtgttgttgttttctactATCGATATTACTTGATACAACTTAATTAACACAAAAGTAAAAGCTTTACAAATTAGGAAagttatattgttattattaaaatcATCATGAATATTACAACTATACAGTTAATTATCTTATAATAATTGTAGGTTCACTTGGTAGtaggttaaataaatgttgtgtcatTCCTGTTAAGTAAATATAGTTTGTGGTTTTGGATTTATATTTCCTCATTAACTGATACATAATAAACATCTCTCATGTATTAACTTTTGAATAAGTGCTTCCCTCCAGCCtgcctttccttcctctcccaCTAGAGCAATCCCATATTACGTTACAGCGACACAACTTTTTAGCTGCTCCCCAAATTCCTAACAGCAGCCCACTTTAGACAAGTCGTCGCCATTTTATTAAGTCTAAATAGCCCTCCCCAATCTCCTGCTATGAACCGCAATGAGATCCAGTATTTTATCTCCTCGTCTCCCCACATGAAAATGGCCACGCAATTGCATTCCCGCACTTCTATATGTCACAGCCTATAACCCTGCgcacacactgctgcagtcCCGTCATCCGGACACGTTAACAGCTTGTGTGTGCACAATCTCAGCCATTATTACTAGCGGTGAGCGATGTAACTTTCCCCGAGAGAAGTGGGCAAAAACAAGAGCCGCTGTAGTGTAACCAGTCCGCCACCTAGCTGCAGAGACGCGCCGATCTGTCGACTGTATGATTATGAAAACACCCGCGCCAATGTTGTTGCACAGTAGGCTCCGCGCTCCGATGAGGCTTAAACTCGGTTTTAGGAGGTGTTTTAACCTCTGCTTGCGTTAGTTATGTAATCAAAGCAACATCTAATGCGCCAAAAGCTCGGGATTGCAGAAGGGGGGAGCAGGACAGCAACACCTTAACCTCATGCCGAAACGCAGTTGGCTCCGGGACGCGCTCTCGGGTGAGTAGCCTACGTAGCCTTATTACAGATTTTCATGGCAGTCTGTATTAATGTGTGCAGGCCTGTCATCAACAGCGAGCTCTTAGCCTTGTAGTTTACTGGTAATGTTGTGCATCCGCGTTGCGCTAATTTTATCCCCTTGTTGCCGAGTATGTTTCTCCCCCTGTTCTCCGTGCACGGTgatatttcttatttcaatgTTGCTGACACCAGCAGAAGGGCTGGTAGAGGACAGatagaagagaggaaaaggtgGCTCGGGGACTAATCCACATTAATAACACCACGAGCACACATTTTGACGCTACCCCACTTCCATGTTGAGTTTCAATTTTTGTATATTTCAGGTCGCTTAaacgtgttttattttttatttttggagacAGGAGtgacgacaacaacaacacgtgcatgtgtgtatctTTTGTAAGTGCGACAGCATCAGGCGGATAGTGATTTTCAGTGGTGCGCAAAGTCATTTTTGAGAAGGAAGCCCCTGTTGACGTCCTCAGTAAACCAGTGAGTGGTTGCTCAAGTGCGGTAACACCCCCACTGCCCATACTGTATCTACAGTAGCAACATCTGTCAACCTACGCAGCTGCGACCTGGGTACACAATGTACGATCAACACACTTATAATACACTAACTagtaaaaagtgtgtgtgtgtgagagagagagagactcacgTGAGAAACTTCCCTGTATCTGTGGAGTGGGGCTTTAGTATTTTAAGATGCCATCACAGCAGCCCTAATTTCCAGCAGGGCTTCTGTGCTCCTGCTGTTGTCAGGCAGAGGATAATGGTGTTGTAGTTATTGATGATAACACCGTCATGGGATGGTGATGATGGCTGGAAATATGGAGGGCCATTATCATGATTTAATCGTCACCTTAGAGCCGCCGAGGAACCCACACTGACTGCAGCGTCAAGTCCACCCATCATCCTGTCACTGGAAATAGCTTCTAGTCTAATGTTGGAATAATTTTGAGTTATGTTTGAGAGGTATAGCTCTGGAGAGTATAAAAAGCTATAAGTATGCACTTTCACTGTTATTGAATGGGCTTGCCCTTTTAAGTTTGAAAACCTGCCACTCTTATTCCTTACTTCGCTCTTCTTCACGCGACAGGAGTCAAACTTCTTCTCGTGCCTGTATCTTCTTCATGCAGGTTGGGCCTTGGGAGAAGAGGTCATGATAAAAGAGGCTGCAGTTTTCTAAGAGGACCACTGTCCATCTCTGtgctcattttatttaattgtaagGAAGTTTGGCCTCGGAAATGCTTTTCAAAACTGTTACATAACAGTTACTGGAACAGATGTTTATTCGAGCTCTGTACGATTCAAGGAAAGAGTTTGGGTGTGGAGGGACCAAGAGGCAGGAGAGATAGCCCACTGAGCtcttaaatgaaaacattatctGAGATGCTTTTGTAAGTTTAAGTAGGCAGTTTGGGGCGTTGAGAGACAGATGAGCTATTTCATAAGAAGCTCTCATGAGAGGACTGCAAGAAAGCTTGGCGGGTGtgttttattagaaaatggatgAGCAAGTGAATATAATGAAGGAAGCATGACAGAAGATGCTGCTTCCCTTCGATATGTTAAAAACTGGGCTGAACACAGGACAAGGGAGAGTGGaagttttatttctgttgagGAGAATGTTTTTTTAGGCTGTGTTTCTTGCTATAATGTCACATTAAAAGGCAATTTACAATGGGGTCAATGAAAAGCTTACTTGACTAAGAGGAAGcaatgggaggaggaggaatttgCACTCCTTTCCAAAAATAAGTTTTACCCTTTCCTACGGATTTGTGTTACCACTactgaaagaggaggaggggaatgGTCTGACTCTGAATGGAGGGATTTAGgttgaagaggaggaaaagaacgAAGTGGAGGAGGAAATATGGTTTTGATTAACATGGATACAGTGTATGAGTTGACCATTTTACTGTGTGgtctacagagagagagagagagagagagagagagagagtagatgGGACTAATAGAGAATGCATGCAAAAGCTTTCTGCCCAACATGAAAAGGGGAGTTTCggagagaaaagaaagtacAGCAGAGGGAAGGGTGGGTGGAGAAGTGCTTGTGGGAGTAGCTGAGAACAGAAGGCGCAAAGACAGtggggagagaaggggaggagaCTAGATAAGTGACTGAATTAGTCAGGAGCTGATTGATTGATATATTGATTTGGGAAGAGGAGGCGGAGTGAGCATAAGTAAAAGGTTTGGGCAGTGTTTGCTGTCTTTCAGAGCTGCCGTTATTTACAGATTACTTGAGAAAACCAGCTGCGGCTGTTATTGAAGAATGTGAGTAGGTCTTTCTTCCAGTTTGTGCCAACATTCTGGGAATCTGTGGCGCTGATTGCCCCCCTGGGTGAGGAGATCTGTAGGTTCTGTATGATGAGATCATCTCTGTGGACACAGACTTAAGCACCTCTCCACAGCTGCCTGCAGGAAGGGTACTTTCCCTTCGATTCCTGTACTGCTGCTACTCAGCATCTGAGCTCACTGAAATGACTAATCACTGGCCTCtctatctttctgtctgtgtcttactgtcttttctttttctttctctttctctctctccctcaaaCTCCATCTCAGTTCAAGCTTAAAGGACCAGAGGAAGACCTTCGTTCGCTGGATAAAAAGCCCAACTGATCTTGGACTATATCAGGATATTATTTTTGGGAATCTAAACCTACATTCTGCTCTTTGCTCTTGAGTACAGAAACCCAACCGGGGtaatttaaaagtgttaaaCTGGGGACCCCACAGGTTCCTGCTTCTCCCCCCTGACTTCTCTGATGGACCAGAGAGTGAAGGGGGGAACCCCTCCAACCACAAACTCCACTGTGGACCCCACCCCTGCATCTGAAGACTCTGAAGTTTCAGAGAAAAAGCGATGGGGTGAGGGGGATGCAGATGTTGggcagaaggaggaggagaagagaggagcagggaaaaagagagaaggggaCAAGGGGGCAGTGCTGGAGCTGCTCATCGAGGGCCGCTGTGGAAGCACAGGGCAACAACAGCTTCAGATCTCTGGCAGGGAGACCACCTGCCCAGAGGGAAATGTACGACTCCGCATTGGGCTCCAGGCCAAACGCACCAAGAAACCGCCGAAGATCTTGGAAAGCTATGTCTGCAAGCCCACCATCAGGACCTATCAGAGGCAAGCTAGGGGGGTGCTAAAGGGCGATGGAGAAGGGggacagcaaaacaaaaccagcTCTACTCCAGTCGAGGCAACCAGAGATCAATGCTCAGTGTTGGATGCTGTCCAGACCACGTTCAAACAAAATGCATCTGCTGCTTCACCACCAGTTGCAATATTATCATCGTCATCACAGCCAGCGTCTACCACAGCTTCCAAGACAGTCTCAGTCCCTGCCATTATCAGCCAGGGAACCAAGTCTGCCAAACAGGTAAGTAAAGTACAAgggtacacactcacacacagataaactTCATGTTAGCTGCTCTGCTTTAGTTTTTGCAGTTCATCACCAGACATGCTTATGTGGTGCAAATTGCCCCAGCTTTGTGCTCAGTTGTAATAAGGTCAAATGAGCTATTGTCTCAAGACTGAAACCTAAGTAGCTCATTTAAAGAAACAGACCTATAAATAGGAAAACAGCACGGCAACCACTTGGAGCTATTACAGACATTGGTCCATCAGTCCCTATGACAATCACCCAAGGGAAAGCTTATTACTTTAGCTGCAGAAAACGCCACTCAAGCTGCAGCATACCAAAATTATAGGATAAGTACAAAATGTCAAGCCTTCTCATCTGTATGAGTGGCAATTTATAGCTACCAATAGCAgggctttctctctctctttctgtctctccatgGCTCTCTATATCAGTCCCTCTCTTCTATTTTTACATCCGCTCTTTCCTCTACCTGCTCTCATTTATCTTTCACTCCCCCCTGTCCCTGTCCCACTCCcgttctctctgtttctctgccttTGTATTTCTCCTTTCTGTGTCAACCCCATTCTTGTTTCCATCACCtcactctccttctcttcaGTATGCCCTCTTTTCCTTGCCTGATTGAGTCATTTTgtcctcactctctcttttaATGGGCAGACAAAAGCAAAAGCATTTCAGTGGTTGTCTCTTTCCCATTGTACTTCAATGTTGTCAACCAACATCTAGTGAAAGCCACAGCCATTGTTTTCTATGACAGATATTTTGTGTTTGCCATCCCTAGGTTCCTGTCAAACTGGCTGATAAGACGGAGGTGAAATCAAATAGTTCATCTGAGAGAGTGAAGAAAGAGAAGCTTCCTAATATCAATGGGCAGACTATCAATGCAGGACAGAAACCCTGCTCGCCTACAATAGACCAGACAGTTTCCTCCACACCTACCGACGCAGGCATCCAAGTCCCATCTGCACTGGAAACCAGGAATGAAGGAAAGAACTCCAAGAAACATAATGGTTTGGTTCAGACAACAAAACAGAAGGGACTATCTAATGGGAAAAGCTCTGCTGGCATCCATGGCACTTCCACCTCGTCGAAAAGCAAAGTTGGAAAACAGAGCAgtttttcctctgtttcctccaTGGACTCTTCAGCAAAACCTCCAGTCTCCATCAGCTCCCATAAAGAACTCAGCCTTTCCACCAAGAGTAGGCCAGACTCTCCTTCCTCTTATTCAGCCACCCCTAAACCAcagtcctccctctctgtggaTATCTCCTCTGCCCAGTCTAAAGATCAGGATCCCCCTctagagaaaaagagagacaaagagaggaaagcaaagaaagagaaacgGAAAGACAGAAAATCTAAGCGAGATAAATTGGAGGCTGAAACAGCAAAGAGTGAGATCAGAAAGGatgaaggaaagaagaagaaaaaggataAAGGGAAGGATAAAGggaaggaggggaaatcaaggCACAGTAAAGAAAAGGATGAAAGACTGAAGACTGATGATATTTTGAGGGATGAGTTAATgattgaaaaaggaaaacctgAGCTGAAAAAAAGGGATAAACTTAGCCCAGACAGACAACAAACAGAGGATAATAAATGTGGAGAATCAGTTGATATTGGTAAACTagataaaacatgtcaaatagtAAATACAGGCAGATCAGATGAGAAAGAAAAGACGGATGACGGTTGCAAGCCAGTTAAACAAGCAGAGCCAGCAACAGGTGACACCAGTAAATCAAAAGAACAAGATGTCACAAGACATTCAAATGTGCCTCCAAGCCAcccctcttcttctgctccgcTGTCTTTGCCCACTCCCTCTGCCCGTGCCCCTATTTCTCCCCCTCGTTCCCCCCAAGAGCAGGACAGCCGTCCGCTCAAGAAACGCAAAGCCAGACGGCCCAGCTGGACCAAGCTTGTGCAACGAGCTCAGAGGGCAGAAAATCAGGAAGCCCCGTCAGGTTCCCAACATAATCCTCTACATAGCTTTCCCCAAAACCCCAAGTCCCCCCTTCCTGCCAAGGCCACCATTCAGCAGACTGATGAATCCCGACAATCTCCGTCTAGCTCTGTAACCAGCAGCTGCTCCCCACTCTCTTCTGCAACCAAACCTTCATCCCCAAAGCAGGGTCACCCCACATCAGACCTTAGCCACCATGCTTCCAGATGCCAAATAACCCCTGCCCGAAAAAGAGGCCGCCCTAAAACCCCGAGCTCTAGCTTAGATGAACCTCCCCCTAAACTTTCACCCAATGCTATCCCTACTGATGTGCCTCTTCTGGGGTGTGACGCAGTTCAGAAAGCCCCTGTGCTAGAGCCAAGTCCCAAACTGCAGTGTGCCGCTCAGTCTAAATCCAGTCCCAAGAAGCGTGGCCGTCCTCCCAAACAACCACTCCCAGAAGACCAGAGTGGAGACGCACTGAATCGCACTGACAGGAATAAAGATTGTCATCCTTCTGAACAGGGGAACAGGCAGCTAAAGATCAGGAGATTGATTAATGagatgaagaaaagaaagaagaagaggctTCACAAGGTAATGCTTTCTGGGTATGTGGGAAAGGAGGGAAGGGGAGGCCAGGCAGCGAATGGCGAGACCTCTCTGGGAATTTGCAAATCGATAGAGGCTACAACAGTAAACACACTCTCAGCCCTGTCATCTTCCTTTGGGAGTAAGCTGGGCCCTCAGATCAATGTGAGCAAGAGAGGGACGATCTACATGGGCAAGAGGCGAGGACGCAAGCCAAAAGCCCTAACATCTTACCTTAATTCCAAGAGCGCCACTCAATCATCCCTGTTTACCACTTCCTCTGAACCATGTCTCTTCTCCTCTAACCAACCCCAGCCTCCTTCCTCTCATCCATTTCCCTCCccatctctcacacactccagTGGGGCCCAAAGCCCTTATAGTGAAGGAAGCCTCACAG
Proteins encoded:
- the LOC134861400 gene encoding histone-lysine N-methyltransferase ASH1L-like isoform X3, which translates into the protein MDQRVKGGTPPTTNSTVDPTPASEDSEVSEKKRWGEGDADVGQKEEEKRGAGKKREGDKGAVLELLIEGRCGSTGQQQLQISGRETTCPEGNVRLRIGLQAKRTKKPPKILESYVCKPTIRTYQRQARGVLKGDGEGGQQNKTSSTPVEATRDQCSVLDAVQTTFKQNASAASPPVAILSSSSQPASTTASKTVSVPAIISQGTKSAKQVPVKLADKTEVKSNSSSERVKKEKLPNINGQTINAGQKPCSPTIDQTVSSTPTDAGIQVPSALETRNEGKNSKKHNGLVQTTKQKGLSNGKSSAGIHGTSTSSKSKVGKQSSFSSVSSMDSSAKPPVSISSHKELSLSTKSRPDSPSSYSATPKPQSSLSVDISSAQSKDQDPPLEKKRDKERKAKKEKRKDRKSKRDKLEAETAKSEIRKDEGKKKKKDKGKDKGKEGKSRHSKEKDERLKTDDILRDELMIEKGKPELKKRDKLSPDRQQTEDNKCGESVDIGKLDKTCQIVNTGRSDEKEKTDDGCKPVKQAEPATGDTSKSKEQDVTRHSNVPPSHPSSSAPLSLPTPSARAPISPPRSPQEQDSRPLKKRKARRPSWTKLVQRAQRAENQEAPSGSQHNPLHSFPQNPKSPLPAKATIQQTDESRQSPSSSVTSSCSPLSSATKPSSPKQGHPTSDLSHHASRCQITPARKRGRPKTPSSSLDEPPPKLSPNAIPTDVPLLGCDAVQKAPVLEPSPKLQCAAQSKSSPKKRGRPPKQPLPEDQSGDALNRTDRNKDCHPSEQGNRQLKIRRLINEMKKRKKKRLHKVMLSGYVGKEGRGGQAANGETSLGICKSIEATTVNTLSALSSSFGSKLGPQINVSKRGTIYMGKRRGRKPKALTSYLNSKSATQSSLFTTSSEPCLFSSNQPQPPSSHPFPSPSLTHSSGAQSPYSEGSLTEPTSSLLFPHSFSLPSPSSSCTSPRPPSSSSLSPFVKKSCPCQGRHHFPFHQSSCKLSCPTLALHHTPGSPSHLKEANPSPRSESHSEETLPSDSGIGTDNNSVSERAENRGVRGMFRLGQGSGVILGGQKHLSSLVDRPSPVSSPLSLMPRHTNPISNSSTLERHRDKHRHRRRDYDCSSAYNCLCPCPGHNKCTHSDFYPCLGHNAMKRQKSKHKKKHQQLHMQDPEFLAELEDLIGQFSEVHIGRRGWARTGLGQGYDGSGNAPGGRRHHSPSHSLRSNIFRINLNGFYSPHPSSYAGNPSFSPQPFYPCQPLHCNRKQDRRQCGCPSKFQETIENMGYYSSYPPATTLYHHLPSSYPIPSPHQYAPHQSHHAHFLLNPARFHRRRSRLLREGALGGEAEGDMGGGSGGGPHLSSGFTSSLSCGCGRSEHKHKHKHRHRHCERDMDDEEELHEDEEEDRREREVLASSRSRSGFILGQGEGGRKGARGLGSTAAATSSSSAERYKHTSLTSLGLGSSHLSSFGGSWGGLGQNWKRFGGLGGTGFGNSSPSWKGFNAEYNTGRLIASDGEDEDGEDESNLYRTSPPPTHTNLFTSAVVATGGRGLKSGLPSRNPGSGDRLWRRDEPAWTERRGTGLQGDSRSRGQQKNVPTLDSVAGGKKRRPGRPRKNPLPSAVSSPTHSSAAPFVSSNDHLPGHNRDGREAVGSKEGPERERGGDTIQQVTELELQARRKKRQKRKHGDSPCQQSTVC